A single window of Hyla sarda isolate aHylSar1 chromosome 2, aHylSar1.hap1, whole genome shotgun sequence DNA harbors:
- the LOC130357545 gene encoding olfactory receptor 52P1-like, with amino-acid sequence MNLSLPSPFFLAGILGLEHLHVWISLPVFFMYLVALLGNVCVLFIIKTEPSLHQPMYLLIFMLLSVDLIQSNSTVPKMLLIFWFNNREIFFEGCLIQMFFVHSFSVMSSSVLLAMAFDRYVAVCHPLRYVTILSTPVITKIGILVAMRGILLIFPHPFLVKRLPFCGSHLIAQTYCEHMAVAKLSCGDIRVNSIYGLFVALSVVGVDIVFIAASYTLIVKAALRLPSHKARRKVWNTCVTHICVILVAYIPALFSFVSQRFGGHKASPTKILLSNLYLIFAPMLNPIIYGINTKEIQKNVVKIFCSMSTCC; translated from the coding sequence ATGAATCTCAGCCTCCCATCTCCTTTCTTCTTGGCTGGGATCCTCGGACTAGAACATCTCCATGTTTGGATTTCTTTGCCCGTCTTTTTCATGTACTTAGTTGCTTTGTTGGGAAATGTTTGTGTTCTGTTTATCATAAAAACCGAGCCAAGTCTCCACCAAcccatgtatcttttaatctttatGTTATTGTCTGTCGATCTCATCCAGTCTAATTCCACCGTCCCCAAAATGCTTCTTATTTTCTGGTTCAACAATCGGGAGATCTTCTTTGAGGGTTGTCTGATCCAGATGTTTTTTGTCCATTCTTTTTCTGTCATGAGTTCCTCTGTGCTCTTGGCCATGGCCTTTGATCGCTATGTGGCGGTGTGTCACCCGTTGAGGTACGTCACCATCCTCAGCACCCCGGTCATCACAAAGATTGGCATATTAGTGGCCATGAGAGGAATTCTCTTGATATTCCCACACCCATTTTTGGTCAAGAGGCTGCCATTTTGTGGTAGCCACCTTATTGCACAGACCTATTGTGAACACATGGCAGTAGCCAAGCTCTCCTGTGGTGACATCAGGGTTAATAGTATCTATGGGTTATTTGTCGCTCTCTCAGTGGTGGGAGTAGATATTGTGTTTATTGCAGCGTCTTACACTTTGATAGTGAAGGCCGCCCTGAGGCTTCCATCTCACAAGGCTCGGCGTAAAGTTTGGAACACGTGTGTCACTCACATCTGTGTAATTCTTGTGGCTTACATCCCAGCGCTCTTCTCATTTGTGTCTCAGAGGTTTGGGGGGCACAAGGCGTCACCCACCAAAATCCTTCTGTCCAATCTCTACCTGATCTTTGCTCCTATGTTAAATCCGATCATTTATGGAATCAACACAAAAGAGATTCAGAAGAACGTGGTGAAAATCTT